Sequence from the Gemmatimonadota bacterium genome:
GCGCTCCCCGCGCAGGGGGCGAAGCTCGAGGCGCGGGCCTATGCCCTCCTCGGGACTGCGGGCGACACGATCGGGGTCGAGCGCTGGGTCGCCCTCGGTGGCGCGATCCGCGCCGAGCAGCGGCGGCCCGGCGGTGACGCGCCACTCCGCTTGCGCCTCGACGAAGACCCGGAAGCACGGCTCGAACGGCTGACCCGCATCATCGGCCCCGCGGGCGGTGCCGAGCGGGCCGAAGCCGTCAGCGTCCCCGGCCTTGCCGCACTCCGAAGCGGCGTCGAGGGGCGCCCGACGGCGAGCCGCGACACGCCACCGGGAAGTGCGCTCCTGGCCCCGCGCTCGCTCGCGCTGCTGCAACGGCAACTCCACCGCGCCGATCAGCAGGGCGACATCTGGTACAACGGCCACTGGTTCACCCCCACGGTGACGCTGCGTGGCGAGGCGTTGGTCATCGACACGCTGCGGGTCACCGCGATCGGCGTCGACACGCTGCTGGTCGAGTCGGCGGAATGGCAGCTGCGCCTCGCGGTCGACGCGGAGGGGACCATCAGCGGCGGCGGCGGGCGCGGCGCCGAGGGCCAGCCACTCCGCGTGGTGCGCCTGGCCGATCGCCTCGCCGCCGATGGCTGGTTGGTCGATCTGGGCGACTATGCCGCGCCAGCCGGGGCACCGTGGCAGACGAGCGCCGTCTCCGTCCCGGTCGGCGGTGGTGTGACGCTCGGCGGCACACTCACCATGCCGGATGGCCCCGCGCCCCACGCCGCCGTGCTGCTCCTCTCCGGCTCGGGCGCACAGGATCGCGACGGCTCCACGATGCTCGGCTATCGACCGCTGCGTGAACTGGCCGACTCGTTGGCGGCGCACGGCATTGCCTCGCTCCGCCTCGATGATCGCGGCGTAGGGGCCTCCGGCGGCGACTACCCTTCCCGGACTATCCACGAGCTCGCCGAGGACGCCTCGCGGGCATTGCGGCTCCTGGCGGCCCTTCCGGGCGTCGATGCCGAGGCGCTCGGCATCGTCGGCCACAGCGAGGGCGCGTTGGTCGCGATGCAGGCGGTCGCCAACGGTGCCGATGCGAAGACGCTGGTGTTGCTGGCCGCCCCGTCGCGACCCGGTCGGGAGCTGGTCGCGCTGCAGCAACGCTACGGGGCGACCCGCATGGTCCGCGACAGCGCACCCGATCGGCAACCGGCACTGATCGAGGCGCTGCTGCAGGGCTCGAGTGAGGCGGTCGAGGCGTTGCGGCGCGACTCGCGCGGCTTCCGTGCCCTCCTCGGCTATGACCCCCGAGCCGCCGCCAAGCGCGTGCGGGTACCCACCCTGCTGCTCCATGGCGACCAGGACACCCAGGTGCCGGTGGGTCAGGCCGCAGAGTTGGCGGCCGTGCTCCGGCGTGCCGGCGCGGATGCCGCCGTGGAGCGGCTTCCCGACGTGAACCACCTCTTCCTGGCCGACCGCAGTGGCGATCCCGCTGGCTACCTGCTGCTCCCCGATCGACGACTTGCGGACGGGGTCGTGGCGGCCGTGGTCCGCTGGCTGCAGGCGCGGCTCCCCTGACCGGGCGATATCTTCCGAGGATGCGCACTTCATCCGCCGTCTCCCTGCTCGTCCTCCTCGCCGCCTGCGGCGAGCCCCCCGCCCCCGCTCCGGTGGTCCGCCTCGCCGAGACGGCCGACACGTTGATCGTGCCGGTGGTCCAGCTGACCGACGCCAAGCCGCTCAGCGATGGCCGCTGGGTGATGATCGCGACCAACGAGTTGGAGCTGCAGGTGGCCGACTTCGCCAAGAAGACGGCGATGCCATTCCCCGGCATGACGAAGGAAGAGGTGCCCGGGCCGAGCACCCTGCTCGCGGCGGGCGACACGATGCTCGTCGGCGACTGGGGTTTCCAGCGGGTCACCTTCTGGACGGTCGGCTCGAAGCGGCTCGAGGCGGTGCCGATGCCGGACGCCGCCAACGGCGCGCTGCCGCGTGCCCGCGATGCGGCGGGGCAGTGGTACTTCGAGGGGACGCCGTCGCCGGGCCGTGACGGCCGTGGCCTGGCCGACAGCGGGCGGGTGATCCGTACCGATGCGATGCTGACGAAGTTCGACACCATCGCCCAGCTGGTCTCGCCCGACCTCGCGATGGTGCAGCGCGAAGGCGGACAGCGGCTGGAGCGACGCATCCTCACGGGGATGGACAAGTGGGGCGTGCTCGGCGACGGCACCCTCTGGATTGCGCGGACCAAGCAGAACCAGGTCGAATGGCGCAACCCCGATGGCTCATTGCAGGCGCAGACCAAGCCGCTGCCTGACCCGATTCTCCCGGTCCAGGAGATGGATCGGCAGCTCTACCTGCGGCGCTTTCCCGAGGACCAGCGGCAGGCCGCCAACACGCAGGTGTTCGCGGAACTGAAACCGCCGTTCGAGGCCGCCTTCGCGACGCCCGACCGGCGGATCTGGTTGTTCAAGAGTGCCCCGGCGCTCGATTCGATCCGCACCTTCCAGGTCGTCGACACCACGGGCCTCAAGGCGGTGATCGAGGTGCCGAGCCGCGGCAGCGCGATCGGCATCGACGGCAGCGTGGATCATCATGGCGGAGGAATTCCCCGAGGGGATCCGCCTGCTGCGCTACCCGATCCCTGCGGCCGCCAAGGGCAACTAGTCCATCAGCGAGGCGTCGGCCGACTCCGCCGTTTCCTCATCGGGAAGCGTGCTGGGGCGGCGACGCTCGCGATTCTCCTCGTACCACTCGCGGGTGATCTCGCCCGCCAGCCGGCGATTCCCGAAGCCGAACGCGAGGCCGACGGCGAGCGCGACCGCGCCGAGGATCAGCGTGAAGGCCGACGTCACGATCTCCTCGGCGACCCCCAGCTGCTGCAGCGCCATGAAGATCGCGATCACCACCACCGCGGCCTTCGCCACCTTCGCCAGCGTCGGCACCCCTTCCACGCCGCCGGCTGACGCGACGATCACCCCGCGCACGAACTCGCCGACGATCATCCCGAGGATGACGATCACGATCGCCGAGATGAGGGTCGGGATGAACGAGATCATGATGCCGAACATCTCGTTGATGCTCTCGAGGCCGAGGGCGGCCGAAGCGAGCAGGATCACGATCAGCATCATCAACCAGAACAGCAGCTTGCCGACGGCGTGTTCCGGGTCCATCCGGGAGCCGGTCCGGTCGACCGCTTCGCGCAGGCCGCCCGCTTCGGCGACCTTGTTGAAGTTGAGGCGCTTCAGCGTCGCATCGACCCACTTCTCGATGGTCCGGGCGACGAAATAGCCCGCCACAAGAATGAGGATGGCGATGAGCATGGCGGGGATCACCTGCCAGAGTTGCTCCGCGCCATTGCGCAGCCGTTCCGAGAGAGCGTTCACGAAGAGACCTCAAGCACGAGTTTGCCGAACTGATCGCCGGCCGCGAGGCGCTGGTAGGCCGCGGCCCCATCGGCGAGGGGAAAGATCGCATCGACCGGGGGTCGGAAGCGTCCGGCGTTGCCATGGGCGACCACCGCCGCGAATTCGCTGCTGGTGCCCATCGTCGATCCGAGCAGGCTCCACTGGAACCAGAAGAGCCGGCGCAGGTCGAGAGTCACCTCGGGGCCGCCAGTTGCGCCGCAGGTGACCAGGCGGCCCCCGGGGCGCAGCGCCTTGAGCGACCGTGGCCAGGTCGGCGCCCCCACCGTGTCGACCACGACATCGACGCCGCGCCCGAAATGTGCCTTGACGGCCGCCGGGATGTCAGCGGCGCCGCCGTGCTGGAGCGCGAGTTCGGCGCCGAGCGCCGCGGCCCGGGCCAATTTGGCGTCGGAGCCGGAGGTGACCGCGACGTGGGCGCCGAGAAAGCGGGCGATCTGGAGCGCGGCGACGGCGACTCCGCCGCCGATGCCCCAGATGAGGACCGATTCTCCCGCCTGTACCCGCGCACGGGTCGTCAGCATCCGCCAGGCGGTCAGCGAGGCGAGGGGGAAGGCGGCCGCCTCGGCCCAGCTCCACTCGCCCTCGAGTCGGGCGACGTTGCGTGCGGGGAGCACGATCTCCTCGGCGGCGGTGCCGGGGCGATGCTCTCCGAGCAATCCGAAGTGGCGACAGAAGACTTCGTCACCCGCGAGACATGCGGTGCAGTGGCCGCAGGAGACGCCGGGGTTCACCACCACGCGATCACCGACCTGGACCGAAGTGACGGCAGGGCCGACCTCGAGCACGACGCCGGCGGCGTCGGCCCCCACGATATGCGGGAACGCCTTGATTGGCGCGGCCGGCAGCCCGTCGGCCACCCAGAGGTCGAGGCGATTCAGGGCGATGGCGCGGACGCCGATGCGGACCTCATCGGGCGCCTGCAGGCGCGGCGCGGGGAGGTCGAGAACGGCCAGATGCTCGGGACCGCCGGTGGCGGTGAGAGAGAGCGCGCGCATTCGTTGGTGACGACACCTTGCAGAAGCGAGGGAGTGACGCGACATATAATAGCGCTTCGACCTGTACCGGCGTGCACTGCACCTGACAACGCGGGCCCGGCGAGAGCGATCCCAACCCTTTCCCACTGCATCCTGCAGGAGAGTACCGATGGCGATGAACGAAGATTCGCTGTTCTACGGGTCCTTGGAGTCCCAGGGCCAGAGTGCCGCCGCCGTCCCGGCGTTCGACATTCCTGAGCCGGCCGTGGGCAACCTCCCCGCGCCGAAGACGCGGAAGAAGGCGCCGAAGAAGGCGCCGGCGAAGCCGGCCCCGAAGGCCGCGGCGAAGCCCGCGCCGAAGGCCGCCGCGAAGCCTGCCGCGAAGGCCCCGGCCAAGAAGGCAGCGAAGCCCGCGAAGAAGGCGGCCAAGCCGGCCAAGAAGGCGCCGGCGAAGAAGGCCGCGAAGCCCGCCAAGAAGGCGGCCAAGCCGGCGAAGAAGGCGGCCAAGAAGGCGGCCAAGAAGGCGGCGAAGCCGGCCAAGAAGGCGCCGGCGAAGAAGGCCGCCAAGCCCGCGAAGAAGGCCGCCAAGAAGGTCGCGAAGCCCGCCAAGAAGGCGGCCAAGCCGGCCAAGAAGGCGCCTGCCAAGAAGGCGCCCGCCAAGAAGGCCCCGGCGAAGAAGCCGGCCAAGAAGGCCGCCAAGAAGCGGAAGTGATTCCACTTCAGGGCTCCATGATGGCGCGCCCCGGGTTTCCCGGGGCGCGTCGTCACTTGGGGTGGTGGGCCACCGCGCTGCTCTGCTGGCTCGGTGGATGTCTTGGTGCACCCGCCGGGGTGGGTGTGACCGCGCTCACCGGGGCGACCGTGATCGACGTCGTCTCGGGGCGCCCGATTCCCGATGCCGTGGTGCTGATCCGTGATGGGATGATCGTCTCGATCGGCTCGTCCGCGGAGCTGGCCGTCCCCTCGGGCGCGACGACCGTCGACCTGGCCGGTCGCTGGATCGTCCCGGGCTTCATCGATGCCCATGCGCACCTGCAGCCGTGGGGCCTCGCCGCGTCGCTCCGCTACGGCGTCACCACGGTGCGCGACCTCCACGACGGCCTGCCGTTGGCCGACACGCTGCGCGCGATGGTGGGCCGCGGCCCGACGCCGCGCCTCTTTCTCGCCGGCGCGATGGTCGATGCGCCGCCGACCACCTATCCCGATGCGATCGCCCTCGCCGAGCCCGATTCGGCCGCTGCCGTGGTCCAGCGTCTCGCCGCCACCGGTGTCCAGTGGATCAAGGGCTACACGCACCTGACCCCGCCGCTGCTCGGCGCGCTGGTGACCGCCGCGCGGGCGCAGAGCCGCCCGGTCGCGGTGCACCTCGGCCTGACCAACGCCGTCGAAGCGGCGATGCTCGGCGTCACCTCGATCGAACACCTGAGCGGTGTCCCCGAGGCCTCGGACGATTCCCTCGCGCTGCAGGCCGGACATCGCCGCGGCTTCTTCGACGGCTGGACCGCCTTCGAACTCGCCTGGGCGCGGATGGCACCCGCGGCGCTCGGTGGCATTGCCCGCGACCTCGCCGCCACCGGCGTGGTGCTCGTCCCGACCCTCGGCTTGCACGAGACCTTCGCGCATCTCGACGACTCGCTCGTCTATCGCTCCCCCGATCTCGCCGCGGTGCCCGACTCCGCACGCCGCAACTGGAACGTCCCCGGCATGATCACGCGCGCCGGCTGGACACCAGGGATCTATCCGCGCTTCCGCGAGGCGCGGCCGATTCAGGATGCCTTCGTGCGGAGCTTCGTGGCCGCCGGTGGCCGCGTCGCGACCGGAACCGATGCGTCGAATCAGCTGCTCGTCCCCGGCGCCGGCGTGCACCTCGAAATGGAGCTGCTGGTGCACGCCGGCCTCTCTCCCCTCGACGCGCTGCGTGCCGCGACCGTCAACGGTGCCCAACTCCTCCGTGCCGATCATCTCGGCCGCCTGCGCCCCGGTGCCGCGGCCGATCTCGTCGTCCTCGGCGGTGACCCGCTCGTCGAGATCCGCAACACGCGGCTGATTGTCAGGGTGATGAGCAGGGGGGAGTGGGTACAACGATGATGGATGATGGATGATGGATGGTCGATGGCTCGGGGGGTATATTCGGGGCGTGCGATGTAGCCGGGCCCAGATCCATCATCCATGATCCATCATCCATCATCCCCTCCGGGTGCTCCGCCCACGCCATGGCCTCCTTCCGCTGGACCCCCGAGCGCATGGAACAGCTGGAGCACGCGGTGCGCCGGCGGAAGCGAGTATTGTTGCGGCGGCGCGGGAACGAGTACGTGGTGGTCGCCTCGGCGATCACCACGTCGCGCGGACGGGAAGCGTTGGCGGGCTATCTCGCGATGACCGGGGATGACATGCTCTTCATCCTCGGCGACCTCGACCATTTCCAGGTGATCGACCCCTGACCAAGTCTTCGCTTCCTATCGCCATCGTGCATCTCGACGAGAGCTGTCTCGGCAACGGCAAACCGGGCGACAACCCCGGCGGCGCCGGCGGGCTCGTCGAAATCCGCACCAGTGCCGGCCTGCAGCGCCGCGAGTTCTACCTCCATTCCAAGGCGACCACCAACAACCGGATGGCGCTTGCCAGTGCGATCGCCGCGCTCCAGTTGCTCGGGCAGAAGAAGAATCGTCTCCGCCTGCTGGTGATTTCCGACAGCGAATATCTGGTAAAGGGGATTCGCGAGTGGGCCCCGGCGTGGAAGGCACGCGGTTGGGTGCGGAAGGGCGGCGGGATCGAGAACCTCGAGCTGTGGCGCGCGCTCTGGCAGTCGCTCGACCTGCACGACGTGCAGTTCATCTGGGTGCGCGGCCACGCGGGCCATCCGAAGAACGAATACGCCAACGACCTCGCGATTGCGGCGGCGACGAAGCAGATCACCTCCGATGGCATCATCGAATCCGGATACGATGCCTGGCTTGAGGGAAAGCACGCTGCGCGCCAGTATCTGGGGTACGACCCCGACGCGACCTTCGCGGCGCTCGAGGCACGGCTCGCGGCCGGAGAGCGCTTCCCGATCAAGGAGGTGGGGGCATGACCGATCTTGAACGCCTCGCCGCCGCGCTGCTGGCGCAGTGGCGCGCCGAGGGTGGCCCCGTCGATGGGCCGATCGCCGTCGGGTCGATCCTCGACCGCACCATGCCGTATCGGGTGGCGCGCCGACTCCTCGGCATCGATGTGAGCGAGGACTACGAGGCGCTGCTGCTCCGCCTGATTGCCGAGGAAGAAGGGCTCGTCATGGCGGAGCCTGCCGATGCGGCCGAGATGGCGCGGACCACGATGGCGGCGCGAATCCCCGACCTCGATGTCCTGCAGTTGCTGCGGTCAGCCACGGTGACCTTCCATGCCAGCACGGCGATGCGGCTCGACGGCGTGTTGCCGCTTCGGCCACCGACCCCGCCCGAGCCGTCGCCCTGGGCGCCGCCGACGCCGGACGCTCCGCCCGAGCCGGTGGTCGAGACGCCGGTGATCCCGATTCGCGCCGAGGTGGCTGCCGATCACGCCGCCGTGGCGGCGCCGACACCGCCGATGCCGCCGGCGCCCGCGCCGGCCTTCGTGACGCAGGTGCGCTTCGATGC
This genomic interval carries:
- a CDS encoding alpha/beta hydrolase translates to MPRRLLAALLLLPAALPAQGAKLEARAYALLGTAGDTIGVERWVALGGAIRAEQRRPGGDAPLRLRLDEDPEARLERLTRIIGPAGGAERAEAVSVPGLAALRSGVEGRPTASRDTPPGSALLAPRSLALLQRQLHRADQQGDIWYNGHWFTPTVTLRGEALVIDTLRVTAIGVDTLLVESAEWQLRLAVDAEGTISGGGGRGAEGQPLRVVRLADRLAADGWLVDLGDYAAPAGAPWQTSAVSVPVGGGVTLGGTLTMPDGPAPHAAVLLLSGSGAQDRDGSTMLGYRPLRELADSLAAHGIASLRLDDRGVGASGGDYPSRTIHELAEDASRALRLLAALPGVDAEALGIVGHSEGALVAMQAVANGADAKTLVLLAAPSRPGRELVALQQRYGATRMVRDSAPDRQPALIEALLQGSSEAVEALRRDSRGFRALLGYDPRAAAKRVRVPTLLLHGDQDTQVPVGQAAELAAVLRRAGADAAVERLPDVNHLFLADRSGDPAGYLLLPDRRLADGVVAAVVRWLQARLP
- a CDS encoding zinc-binding dehydrogenase, yielding MRALSLTATGGPEHLAVLDLPAPRLQAPDEVRIGVRAIALNRLDLWVADGLPAAPIKAFPHIVGADAAGVVLEVGPAVTSVQVGDRVVVNPGVSCGHCTACLAGDEVFCRHFGLLGEHRPGTAAEEIVLPARNVARLEGEWSWAEAAAFPLASLTAWRMLTTRARVQAGESVLIWGIGGGVAVAALQIARFLGAHVAVTSGSDAKLARAAALGAELALQHGGAADIPAAVKAHFGRGVDVVVDTVGAPTWPRSLKALRPGGRLVTCGATGGPEVTLDLRRLFWFQWSLLGSTMGTSSEFAAVVAHGNAGRFRPPVDAIFPLADGAAAYQRLAAGDQFGKLVLEVSS
- a CDS encoding amidohydrolase family protein; this encodes MTALTGATVIDVVSGRPIPDAVVLIRDGMIVSIGSSAELAVPSGATTVDLAGRWIVPGFIDAHAHLQPWGLAASLRYGVTTVRDLHDGLPLADTLRAMVGRGPTPRLFLAGAMVDAPPTTYPDAIALAEPDSAAAVVQRLAATGVQWIKGYTHLTPPLLGALVTAARAQSRPVAVHLGLTNAVEAAMLGVTSIEHLSGVPEASDDSLALQAGHRRGFFDGWTAFELAWARMAPAALGGIARDLAATGVVLVPTLGLHETFAHLDDSLVYRSPDLAAVPDSARRNWNVPGMITRAGWTPGIYPRFREARPIQDAFVRSFVAAGGRVATGTDASNQLLVPGAGVHLEMELLVHAGLSPLDALRAATVNGAQLLRADHLGRLRPGAAADLVVLGGDPLVEIRNTRLIVRVMSRGEWVQR
- a CDS encoding ribonuclease HI, translating into MAIVHLDESCLGNGKPGDNPGGAGGLVEIRTSAGLQRREFYLHSKATTNNRMALASAIAALQLLGQKKNRLRLLVISDSEYLVKGIREWAPAWKARGWVRKGGGIENLELWRALWQSLDLHDVQFIWVRGHAGHPKNEYANDLAIAAATKQITSDGIIESGYDAWLEGKHAARQYLGYDPDATFAALEARLAAGERFPIKEVGA
- a CDS encoding zinc ribbon domain-containing protein; translation: MTDLERLAAALLAQWRAEGGPVDGPIAVGSILDRTMPYRVARRLLGIDVSEDYEALLLRLIAEEEGLVMAEPADAAEMARTTMAARIPDLDVLQLLRSATVTFHASTAMRLDGVLPLRPPTPPEPSPWAPPTPDAPPEPVVETPVIPIRAEVAADHAAVAAPTPPMPPAPAPAFVTQVRFDAPGAGCWSCDATLPSGRTVKFCPFCGADQREPTCPACNVAVERGWKHCPDCGERLPAS